The segment TGATGATGGTAATTAAATGTGTGCTTTATGTTGAGTCAGCATATCCTCACTTTGTTACGGCTGGTCTCTGCTGACCCAGCCCTGCCAAGATTCCTGAGCCGATCTGCCAAATCATTTTTCAGAAAGTATATTTCTGCTGTTGTCCGTCCGCACGGGGCCGGGTCCAAAGACAGCACTTTTTGATTTACACAAggaagtttagttttttcttcgGGCTCCTTAAGAAACGGCagcttcattttttattctctatTGTTTTGGTATCAGAGAAGAATTTGACTCCCACCAGTGTGTGATACCtgatatgtgtttgtgtgtcctcgTGCGAGCGTGAAGTGATACACCTGCCACTGTAAGACCAATATAGCTCATCagacattattttcatttaatctggTGTTTACATAGAAAACAACTCAGGAATTTGTATCAAGGCACTTCATGTTCTTTTAGGATTTTACTGAAAAACACTTTAGATGTGTAGAGGTAAACTTCAACCAAGATACGACGATAGCGGGTTTATATTCCCATTGTAAAATTATAATCATTGTAGttttataatgtaataaaacgtGTCTTTATATAGCTTCATGTATCAGCATTATTTCCAATAACCTTTATTACTGTTTTTTTGTGATACAAATACTGCATTGTACTTAATTAGTACTaaatttgttaaaaaatgtattgtgttgtgctttatatttcttttaatgcACAAGGActgcagaataaaacacattcacacattgcCATTATaattaacacataaataaataaaattatttatttataagttcATCGACTGCTCAAATCTTGAacaaaaaggagcagaaagaagaagaatcttATATAACCTGCCCCTCTTTCGCAATacattaattaacaaagcaaataattcaattaaataaaactgtttctaAAGTTACAATTAATTTTATACcatttaaagtttaattaaCACGTCATTGTATCTCCTCAACATACTggtttaaatagttttttttaaataatgttttagaTTCTTTGGTTTCTTAGTTGAGATTGTTCCTGATTCCTTCCACTGTAATGCAACGTTCCATCAATTTGGTTCTGAATctcgtttttatttttaaagatctCTGTTCCTTTTAAGTTATAATggctttctctttttcaaatctttttgggataataaaatcaaataaagacaTTTGGGTTTGTGGATAATCTGTCCAACATGAATCCATTAAGTCATCTTATCATGACGGATATTGATTCAGTTGCAACACTGTGGAAATTCCTCACGTGCGTCCTTCCGCCCACCAACATTTTTCCGACACTGTGTATCTTAGATTTGAACTGACAAGGTGGATCAGGTGGATTTTTTCCACGTGATTCACTGATTCACTTGCACTTGAACATGATTAATTGAAACCTGAGTGGAAAGTTAATGCAATGCCGTGGATGACGTGACCTGTGATGACTCAGACGAGGCCATGCTGGTGAAACATATTGCGCAACATTCATCAATTTGTCTCGTCTAGAGAAAGGATTGATGTAAACCCTCAGTACTTATTCAGATGTGTTTGAAACAAACCCACAATATTTTCAACtctcacatgtttaaaaaaataaacataactaTAATGTGGTTACTGGTTGTTTATCAAATCCTCAATGGATAAAGTATTTGTAAAATCCGACTATATTGCAGATTGTTTGATGGATTGACACAACTCTCTTGTCTGTGCGTTAACAAGTAAGTTACAGTTAGGTTTCACTTGTCTTAGCTCAccttagcctagcttagcatagcaGCCAGCAACAGGGAAAGAGCTAGTTTTGTCATTAATGAAACTAATGAGAACATGTGTGAACTGGTGAACAGTGAGATATGTTGTAGGCAAATCTTGTCTTTGTACAGAGCTGTATCTCCATGTTTCCTgtatttatgctaagctaggctaactaAAGGCCCATATTCAAAGAACAGGCAGCAAAACTGATCATAACTcgcaagaaagtgaataagcaTATTTCTCCAAATGCCAAACTGGTgtcaattttgtttttgtttttcccaaATCTGTGGAAATAGTATTGACTCtgaccaaataaaaaatctgcaaaGTTGACAAAAGTGCCAAAAAGTGCCTAAAATGTTGCTACATTTCTTCGGGGAGAGCTTGACACTGCTTCATATGACACAAAAATGAAGGTGAAGCTTTGCTGTGGTTCACCAACGAATCACTTTACCTACAGATCCACTGTTTATTTACCACATCGACAGGAAAGTTGCCAGTAACAAGGTGACACGACACTGGAGCCTCAAACTGTTTCCCTGACAAGCTTCAGTTGACGATTCCAACAGGAGCTAAGGATTCGTACTGTGAGAAGTTTTCGTACTGATGTGTATTATCCTGTTAGAGGTTGGATCTGTTTCCTCGACTTGTTTCCAAATGTTAATTCTTCCTGATGGATGTTAAAAGGTATTTGATGCAATGAATTTCATTTCAGACACAGTAAGAATATGAATCCATTCTTCTGCACTGATCAGTATTAAGGATattgtttgactgacagctctggTGTTGAGTTTAGTTGTACAGGGACGCCCTCTGCAGGCTCAGACAAGCACCCAATCACACAACAGGGGGGCTTTCCTCTGTCATAACCAAACCATACTATACTGTGTTATGTTTTGTTGACCCGACCACGCACCCTTTCCACTATTGAACATTTTtccctgaaaaagaaaataaaaacctgataTTTACTCAACAGATCAGCTCTTTTGTGTGATGATGGTTCGGGAGTATGTGGATTATTTCAGGATAGAGGTTCAAGTGAAGGATGGATCATCATCAGCTTGCAGGAGTGACTGTATCTAATATTTAGAGATTGTCCATAAACATACATAGATTTTGTCAAGTTGCAACACCTCAGtggctgtttttattgtttcagctGGTTGAGCTGCAGAGGGATTGAACAATAGAGGCCAATAACAATAATGAAGCTGTCAGGGCTGTGAGGGAGGTGAGGTCAGCAAGGTGACACGGTAAACAGGCCAGCCCAATTCCTTCCCTTCACCTCCTGACCCAACGCAACCATGAACCAGCAGAGagaaatatgtgtttttgtatttcataaATACACAAGGTCTACAAGTTAGAATTTAAGGAGTGAAAATGTCGTCATTTGGGTTTGGCCTTCAGGATCTAATTGTATTGAAATAGTATATATGAAACATttagattctttttttattgtaagcTTTTGGTGCATCGAAGAACTGATGAACGCAAGAAACAAAACTCGACTGTTACCACAAAATAAGTGTTGAGATGGAATAAGTTAAACTACACATTGTATGTTACATGTATATAATTTTCATATGTGGTTGGAGAACATGTAAcctccacacagagaggaagaaaggccCTGGACAGAGTGGAGCTTGAAATCAGAGCAGGAGTAGCAGCAGCCTCAAGAggacaatcagctgatcagaatACATGATACATTACAACAACCTAATGTATCATctattctgtttgtgtgttcgaTTCCAGGTCTGTAATTTTTCTCTGACCTGAAGCGACATCACAATTCAGCTTGATTGTTAGTTTTTGCATCAACTACCACTCAATTGAATAAGAGCAATATACAGTGTAATGTGTAGTATATTTGTGATGTTGTATCATAGACGAACAGAGGGGGCGGTAATGACACACTGACTGGAAACAATTCAACGAAGAAGAGAAACACGGAAGTGGACTGTGTTTTGGTTTCTATCACGGCGGGAAAATCTCACGGTAAACCTCTAATTCAGTATCTAGTCAAAATGTCGTtttctatataaacacagcatCAGTGTATTGTGCTGAATATCTGTCTGTAGTCTGGATACGTTGAAGCTAAAGGAGCAGACGAGCTACTGACGGAAACCTGCTCCAGTGTCTGTGAGCTGAGGAAACTCCACTAGAGGTTTAGTTTCTTATCTAAAGTCATGTTGACTCTGATGTGATGCAGCTCTGTGTGGCTCCTGTCAGTAGTTCTCCTGTCAGTAGTTCTCTACTAGTTAGCAGCTGTAACCAGGTTATTAGCTTTACTCACTTAACTACAActctatgtaaaaaaaaaacgttaagtATAATTGGACAAAGGCACTCTTACATGATTTTACTGCGACACATTATATCATTAGACTATTATTACTCATGTTGTAAAAGCAGGATCTTGCTGTTATAGGCCTGCAACTAATGATGCTATCCATCATGGATGAATCTactaattattttctcaattgaTTTAATATCTTGAGGATTGGTTTTCcaaaaattaaatacattctGAAATTAGTGAGGCATCCAATTCACACCCAAATAGAAGCTTGTTTTGTCCAAGTGATTAGAAATAAAGaccaaaatatataaacaattgaaagaaaacatagtaaatacatgtatttaagaGTTTGGAAAAGTTTGTATTCATCCAAGAAAATTGAaatttttttcaatcaatcatcaCTTCAGCTCTACTTGTATATTCTGTTGGgtagtttattttatatatatttttataaatatttataatgtaaTCTGTAACTTGTAAACCAAAGCTCAGATATAACTGTAGAGCAGCAAACTGTTTGAATAAATTAACTGGCTATGGAAGATTCCAACTAAGtaacaaatattttcatctACGATCAATCTGTTACTTTTATATAGTAATTTATAATTTTCTATGTATAACATCCTGAAATAGTAAAACATGCCCatcaaaaaatgtcaaatgtcttgttttggtTGACACACAACTTAAATTGTCAGTCAAGGAAAGAGGAATATCTTCACGTCTAATATGGTGGAGGCGTCTaatgtttggcatttttacTTATAAGAAAGAGACTGAATAGATTATCAATTCATTTGTtatgttaatattttaatattagttgttattatttaaatattgttgaTCAAGTATTTAGGCCCTCACTGTCACAGAACTAGACACATGGCATGAACACGGTTTGAGTTTGTTTAGTATTATGTAAATAACTTAACACTtgattctttgttttcatttttggttgATATAAAGAATTGTGTGCTACATCATTGTTCATTCACATTGCACCATTTTCTATAATTAACCTGTATTAAGTACTGTCGGTAATTTCATCTCTTCCACCAGGGGACACATGACCATGCGGTCCAGGCAGCAGGATGTGGCCAAATCTAATAATTCCCCCGGACTCTTCTTGACCGCGGACGGTGAACCCATGTCTTTCTTCCTACGACCGGGTCCCGTCAAACGCAGGCTGCAGCCGCTCATCATATCTGGAGGAGGGATGATGTGCAGTGTCCAGCAGCCAGGAGCAATCCTGCTGATTGACCAAGACGATCGAGGCTCTATTCCTgaaactgctgctcactggtAGGTGCTGGACTGGGATGCTGGTAGAAAGtgtttaaaagaaagaatacagtgttttaattagttataaCAAACTAAAAGAAATTGAAACAGTCAGAAATGAGGTTGCTGTCTGTTTTTTCCTCAGGTATGTGTCCATCAATTACATTCATGACTGTATCGAGAAGGGTAAACATCTAAACGTTGAGAACTACAGACTAAATCCTGAAGACATCCCGAGACATTCTGCGAGACACGTCAAGAAAGAGGGTTCTTCTGGACTCACAGGTGGtacaatataaacacataaCACTACTGTTTGTCAGGATTTATTCTGCCATTGATTCTGTATTGTAATGTGTAGACACCTTTTGTATTACCTGTAAGATTTGTTGTCACATTAGGAATAAGTgttattctgtttgtgtttgactgacTTGTGTTACATACTTTGTGTCATTATAAGTAGGCAGGGCTCCCTATACCCCTGATGAAGATGCAGCCATCTTAAGTTATGTCAGCAAGCACAGGAGCGAGACGGGGGGAAACCGGCTCTGGCAGGAGATGCAGAAGCAGCATGTGACCAGTCACAGCTGGCAGTCGATGAAGTATCGCTTTAGGGTACAACTGGCTAAGAAGCTGTCTgactctgaggaggagagaacaacagaggaggagaccaaGGTAATTTTCCTGAAAGTGGGTGTCACCTGTTTCAACACATCACATGTTTCTTTCAGAGTTAGGTTCAGGTAGGTCCGTGCATGGAGTCCAATTCATCTACAGCTGCTCTCGTTGTATATTGTCATATGTCTTTGTGTTTAGATCAGGGCTGTTAAGGCTGTTAAGATATGAAAAATGTCATCTTGTGTGTTAAGCTTTAAACTGCCAtaattttgacactttaaatattgtaattttccCGAATTTCTTTTCTGCTTCGGATTAACTGTGGGTGATGCTGCAGAAGCTGTAGGAGGAGTGTATGTTTTGATACaaacactagatggcagcacattttaataaatctaTTGTACACACGATGACTTAAATTTTATTATAACACACATGAAGATATATACAGTGTATTCCAACAGCCCCTTTTCACATACCTAATACTGACGATCCTGCAGACCACCTCATAGTTTGTAGTGTTTATAAATATGTAGCCTGCAACTTCTTCTCTGTTGATAACAGACAGAAGTTCCAAAATCTTCCAGTGAAAATGCTGCTTCTCCTCAGACACATTCGCCACAGCCAGAAGCTCTTCAGACGGATCTAACACAGGTGCAGTAGGAACCAGAGCTTATTGTTTAACACCACAGTTAAAGTACACCCTGTATACTGTATCGGTATTAAACGCAGAGATTCAATGACATAATGTTTATATGTGATTTGATAATTAGCTGAACTGAAATGACCAGTTTTGGTGTTCCTGCAGATGGATGATCAGCCCGTACCAGCTGCAAGCTCACAACCTGAAAATGTCGAAGCTGAAACAACAAACGTCTCTCAGCCCGAGGAGCCTCGTGTGGATCCACAGGAAGATGCTCCTATTCCAGCTGATGGCACCGAaccagaagcagcagagacacaagcaACCAACTCtccacagaaagaaaatgtgccCGAGGACTCCCCATTCAGCTCGTTTACCCCCCAAAAGCAGAAAGAGAAGCAGGGGGCTTCCCCCAAGCAGGAACAAAGACCACAGCGTCAACCAACGCGCAGGCAGCTTGAGGCGTCATCATCGCCTGAACCTTACGGCAAAAAACTCAGATCATCATATTCTGCTGAGAAACTGTCCTCCTCTCCCCAgtctgcaaagaaaacaacaacagactcACCGCCTTCAAAGAGAGCCAGAAGACTgagtgtggcagcagcagcatcgagTGACGAATTGGAGAGCGTAGAAACTGTCGTCTCTGAAACACCACaaccaggtttttatttgttgactCATTTTATACTAGATTTTATACTAGagtttgaataaaatgtccAGTCATGTCAGATTGTATGATCTCTTCTCCATCATGTTCCTCAGAGGAAGAGTCAAACTCGTTGGAGAAaccagagaagagaaaagggaagCGAAAGTTTGGGATTCTGGAGTTGGCTACAAAGGAGTTTGAAGATGAAAGTGAGGTACGACTACACAACACAGCACGTCCCCTTGTGACCTATAATGTCAAGGTGAGACTTTTTCTCCAGTCAGCATGACAttgcaaattaaataaaaatagctGTGCAATTACACATACACCCAAGCACagtaaaaaataagaaaaatgatCCACCCCATAGACATTTACATGCAATAAGTAATCATAATCCTGAAAAATAGAATCATTCACAGTTTGGTTTTGAATTTCTGAGAGATGGCAGGTCATTGGGCAGCAGGAGTGAAATGTCTTGATCTTATTCTTTTCTATGTACATATAAACACCACTTAAAGAAGAGAGAGGTCAAAATAGTCTGTtgagcctgtttgtttgtgtctgaaagaagcaaacacacacaactgagaGGTTGAAACAAGGGAATGTTGTTACTTTGCTTAAAAATTACATAAAcaatcataaaacaaaaagttcTGTAATATTGTTATGGTCATCGAATATTCAGTTAATTTCAGGAATAGCTAATATCTTTTGTATCTTCGCTCAATCTGTTCTCCTCCAACTCCAAATCTCTTAAACACAAATGCTGAGTCACAGACCTAAATTAGTTCCATGTGACAGAATCAGAAGTTGTTCTTTAAACGTTacactgttgtgttgctgtCTCTTAGTCTTCTGAGGATGAAGCTGCAGATCTCCAGAACCCACCTGAAAAAGCAGCGATACCAACCACATCAGCAGAACCACCTCGTCAGCCCTCAGACTCGACTGCAGACCTTGTCTCTGCAAAGTCCCGACCTACTGCACCCCTCCAGGAGGAGGCGCAACAGACCCAGGCTGTCAGCAGTGACAGTGCACCAGAGAAGGGCCACCCTGAACCTGGTCCTGCAGCTTCTGGTCCTGCAGCTTCTGGTCCTGCAGCTTCTGATCCTGCAGCTTCTGGTTCTGCAGCTTCTGGTTCTGCAGCTTCTGGTCCTGCAGCTTCTGGTCCTGCAGCTTCTGATCCTTCAGCTTCTGATCCTTCAGCTTCTGGTCCTGCAGCTTCTGGTCCTGCAGCTTCTGGTCCTGCAGCTTCTGATCCTTCAGCTTCTGATCCTTCAGCTTCTGGTCCTTCAGCTTCTGGTCCTGCAGCTTCTGGTCCTGCAGCTTCTGATCCTGCAGCTTCTGATCCTGCAGCTTCTGGTCCTGCAGCTTCTGATCCTGCAGCTTCTGGTCCTGCAGCTTGTGATCCTGCAGCTTCTGGTCCTGCAGCTTGTGATCCTTCAGCGTCTGGTCCTGCAGCTTGTGATCCTGCAGCTTCTGGTCCTGCAGCTTGTGATCCTTCAGCGTCTGGTCCTGCAGCCACAGAGGCTTTGCATGCAGCCTCCAGGGCCCACCTTTTCATATTTGACAGTGAATCTCAGGAAGAAAACTCCCAGCCCATCACTGGTGACAATGCTACAGCTCTGTCCAACCCACAGCCACTAGTGAGGAAAgacgctgcaccatcactgaCTCAGGTCCAGGTAGAGGAAGACATGAAGCAACTCAGCGCACTGATGAACCAGACAAATCAGGTGAGTGTTCCATTTGTTTTCGCAGTGTGAGTTAGactttattatatttgtgtttttctaaaagATAGACGGCCTCCTATAGATCAGCTGAACAAGTCTTACTGCATTTATTTACTCTCATTTACTCTTTATTCTTGGATTCAAAGAAATAAATCCATGAAACAGATGTTCAGACTGAAATCTATTGCCATTAACTCATTAATAGTATTGGTTCCtactctgtttgtctgtttgaaatACTTTCTAACCTCCACTAATGCTTTCTCTTCTAGGACATAGTCAATGTGACCAAAGCCCTGTTGAGGACCAGCGGAGATTTCTCTGCTGCGCTGGATCTGCTTTTGAATCCCTCCACCATTTATGAACCCGTTTGGATTCGCTCTGATGACGGTCTCTTGATCTCTGCCGATCCTGTTGTCcgccagcagctgcaggagaagtaCGGTGAGAAGGAGTTGGCCAAAAGAGTAGTGTTTCTCGAGctggagggatgaaggagaagatctAGAAATGTACATTGAATAACTAGTATGACAGTTATCTCTTCTTTCAAAAATGAATagcagactttctctgcagaattttcattaatttaaatTGGAGACATtttgaggataaaaaaaagttttaaaaatgtaaagtttgtaTGTAAATGACAATCTATCCGGcaattttcatttaatttgtgaaCAGAAGCTTTTAATGCATTTCAACATGGGAATACTTTTCTAAttcttatgtgtttttaatatttttgtttgtttgtctcattaaattgcttgaaaatgtgtttctgtttgataaCTCTtgctgtca is part of the Hippoglossus hippoglossus isolate fHipHip1 chromosome 5, fHipHip1.pri, whole genome shotgun sequence genome and harbors:
- the LOC117762027 gene encoding telomeric repeat-binding factor 2-interacting protein 1-like isoform X4; this encodes MTMRSRQQDVAKSNNSPGLFLTADGEPMSFFLRPGPVKRRLQPLIISGGGMMCSVQQPGAILLIDQDDRGSIPETAAHWYVSINYIHDCIEKGKHLNVENYRLNPEDIPRHSARHVKKEGSSGLTVGRAPYTPDEDAAILSYVSKHRSETGGNRLWQEMQKQHVTSHSWQSMKYRFRVQLAKKLSDSEEMDDQPVPAASSQPENVEAETTNVSQPEEPRVDPQEDAPIPADGTEPEAAETQATNSPQKENVPEDSPFSSFTPQKQKEKQGASPKQEQRPQRQPTRRQLEASSSPEPYGKKLRSSYSAEKLSSSPQSAKKTTTDSPPSKRARRLSVAAAASSDELESVETVVSETPQPEEESNSLEKPEKRKGKRKFGILELATKEFEDESESSEDEAADLQNPPEKAAIPTTSAEPPRQPSDSTADLVSAKSRPTAPLQEEAQQTQAVSSDSAPEKGHPEPGPAASGPAASGPAASDPAASGSAASGSAASGPAASGPAASDPSASDPSASGPAASGPAASGPAASDPSASDPSASGPSASGPAASGPAASDPAASDPAASGPAASDPAASGPAACDPAASGPAACDPSASGPAACDPAASGPAACDPSASGPAATEALHAASRAHLFIFDSESQEENSQPITGDNATALSNPQPLVRKDAAPSLTQVQVEEDMKQLSALMNQTNQDIVNVTKALLRTSGDFSAALDLLLNPSTIYEPVWIRSDDGLLISADPVVRQQLQEKYGEKELAKRVVFLELEG
- the LOC117762027 gene encoding telomeric repeat-binding factor 2-interacting protein 1-like isoform X1, whose translation is MTMRSRQQDVAKSNNSPGLFLTADGEPMSFFLRPGPVKRRLQPLIISGGGMMCSVQQPGAILLIDQDDRGSIPETAAHWYVSINYIHDCIEKGKHLNVENYRLNPEDIPRHSARHVKKEGSSGLTVGRAPYTPDEDAAILSYVSKHRSETGGNRLWQEMQKQHVTSHSWQSMKYRFRVQLAKKLSDSEEERTTEEETKTEVPKSSSENAASPQTHSPQPEALQTDLTQMDDQPVPAASSQPENVEAETTNVSQPEEPRVDPQEDAPIPADGTEPEAAETQATNSPQKENVPEDSPFSSFTPQKQKEKQGASPKQEQRPQRQPTRRQLEASSSPEPYGKKLRSSYSAEKLSSSPQSAKKTTTDSPPSKRARRLSVAAAASSDELESVETVVSETPQPEEESNSLEKPEKRKGKRKFGILELATKEFEDESESSEDEAADLQNPPEKAAIPTTSAEPPRQPSDSTADLVSAKSRPTAPLQEEAQQTQAVSSDSAPEKGHPEPGPAASGPAASGPAASDPAASGSAASGSAASGPAASGPAASDPSASDPSASGPAASGPAASGPAASDPSASDPSASGPSASGPAASGPAASDPAASDPAASGPAASDPAASGPAACDPAASGPAACDPSASGPAACDPAASGPAACDPSASGPAATEALHAASRAHLFIFDSESQEENSQPITGDNATALSNPQPLVRKDAAPSLTQVQVEEDMKQLSALMNQTNQDIVNVTKALLRTSGDFSAALDLLLNPSTIYEPVWIRSDDGLLISADPVVRQQLQEKYGEKELAKRVVFLELEG
- the LOC117762027 gene encoding telomeric repeat-binding factor 2-interacting protein 1-like isoform X3, which codes for MTMRSRQQDVAKSNNSPGLFLTADGEPMSFFLRPGPVKRRLQPLIISGGGMMCSVQQPGAILLIDQDDRGSIPETAAHWYVSINYIHDCIEKGKHLNVENYRLNPEDIPRHSARHVKKEGSSGLTVGRAPYTPDEDAAILSYVSKHRSETGGNRLWQEMQKQHVTSHSWQSMKYRFRVQLAKKLSDSEEERTTEEETKMDDQPVPAASSQPENVEAETTNVSQPEEPRVDPQEDAPIPADGTEPEAAETQATNSPQKENVPEDSPFSSFTPQKQKEKQGASPKQEQRPQRQPTRRQLEASSSPEPYGKKLRSSYSAEKLSSSPQSAKKTTTDSPPSKRARRLSVAAAASSDELESVETVVSETPQPEEESNSLEKPEKRKGKRKFGILELATKEFEDESESSEDEAADLQNPPEKAAIPTTSAEPPRQPSDSTADLVSAKSRPTAPLQEEAQQTQAVSSDSAPEKGHPEPGPAASGPAASGPAASDPAASGSAASGSAASGPAASGPAASDPSASDPSASGPAASGPAASGPAASDPSASDPSASGPSASGPAASGPAASDPAASDPAASGPAASDPAASGPAACDPAASGPAACDPSASGPAACDPAASGPAACDPSASGPAATEALHAASRAHLFIFDSESQEENSQPITGDNATALSNPQPLVRKDAAPSLTQVQVEEDMKQLSALMNQTNQDIVNVTKALLRTSGDFSAALDLLLNPSTIYEPVWIRSDDGLLISADPVVRQQLQEKYGEKELAKRVVFLELEG
- the LOC117762027 gene encoding telomeric repeat-binding factor 2-interacting protein 1-like isoform X2, which produces MTMRSRQQDVAKSNNSPGLFLTADGEPMSFFLRPGPVKRRLQPLIISGGGMMCSVQQPGAILLIDQDDRGSIPETAAHWYVSINYIHDCIEKGKHLNVENYRLNPEDIPRHSARHVKKEGSSGLTGRAPYTPDEDAAILSYVSKHRSETGGNRLWQEMQKQHVTSHSWQSMKYRFRVQLAKKLSDSEEERTTEEETKTEVPKSSSENAASPQTHSPQPEALQTDLTQMDDQPVPAASSQPENVEAETTNVSQPEEPRVDPQEDAPIPADGTEPEAAETQATNSPQKENVPEDSPFSSFTPQKQKEKQGASPKQEQRPQRQPTRRQLEASSSPEPYGKKLRSSYSAEKLSSSPQSAKKTTTDSPPSKRARRLSVAAAASSDELESVETVVSETPQPEEESNSLEKPEKRKGKRKFGILELATKEFEDESESSEDEAADLQNPPEKAAIPTTSAEPPRQPSDSTADLVSAKSRPTAPLQEEAQQTQAVSSDSAPEKGHPEPGPAASGPAASGPAASDPAASGSAASGSAASGPAASGPAASDPSASDPSASGPAASGPAASGPAASDPSASDPSASGPSASGPAASGPAASDPAASDPAASGPAASDPAASGPAACDPAASGPAACDPSASGPAACDPAASGPAACDPSASGPAATEALHAASRAHLFIFDSESQEENSQPITGDNATALSNPQPLVRKDAAPSLTQVQVEEDMKQLSALMNQTNQDIVNVTKALLRTSGDFSAALDLLLNPSTIYEPVWIRSDDGLLISADPVVRQQLQEKYGEKELAKRVVFLELEG